The genome window AACAAATCCCTGAATAGGAGAAAAAGATGAGAAATGTAAGAGTTGCAGCAATCCAGATGCAATGTACCAAGGATGTGGCAACAAATATCCAAACAGCGGAGCGTTTAGTACGTCAAGCTGCAGACAAAGGCGCACAAATCATTCTCTTACCAGAGTTGTTTGAACGTCCCTATTTCTGTCAGGAACGCCAGTATGACTACTACCAGTATGCCCAGTCAGTGACAGAAAATACAGCCATTCAGCATTTTAAGGTGATTGCTAAGGAACTACAGGTTGTTCTACCGATTAGTTTCTATGAAAAGGATGGCAATGTCTTGTACAACTCAATCGCCGTCATTGATGCAGATGGAGAGGTACTGGGCGTTTATCGGAAGACACACATACCAGATGACCATTATTATCAAGAAAAGTTTTATTTCACGCCTGGCAACACTGGTTTCAAGGTTTGGGATACTCGCTACGCTAAGATTGGGATTGGTATCTGTTGGGATCAATGGTTCCCTGAAACAGCGCGCTGTCTTGCGTTGAATGGGGCAGAATTGCTCTTTTACCCAACCGCTATCGGTTCAGAACCTATCTTAGATACGGACAGTTGTGGTCACTGGCAACGTACTATGCAAGGGCACGCAGCAGCTAATATTGTCCCAGTTATTGTAGCCAATCGTTACGGTTTGGAAGAAGTCACTCCTAGTGAGGAAAATGGTGGACAAAGTTCCAGTCTTGACTTCTACGGTTCATCCTTTATGACAGATGAAACAGGCGCTATTTTAGAGAAAGCTGAAAGACAAGGTGAAGCTGTTCTGTTAGCGACCTATGACCTTGACAAGGGAGCAAGTGAACGCCTCAACTGGGGACTGTTTCGTGATAGAAGACCAGAAATGTACCAACGAATTACGGACTAGAAGGTAACTTTCATAATAAACTTTTGATATTCACGCCTGTCTTACAAAAATGTAAGATAGGCTTTTTAAATGTAAGATGGGTGTACGATTATACGTGGAGATGTATGCTATACTCTATGTAGATCAAAAAGAAAGAGGTTTATTATGAAAAAATGGAATGCGACACAGCTGAAGTATCTGATGGCGACAGTAATGGTTCTGGACCATATTCCCCATATCACAGGGATCGTTTCTCCTCTGTGGGAAGGTATTTTCCACGCCTTGACTCGTTGTGTGGGAGTCTGGTTTGCCTATATGGCTATGGAAGGTTTTATCCATACTCGAAATCTGAAAGACTATCTCATCCGCCTCTGGTCTTGGGCGCTTATCATGTTTGCTGGAAATAGCCTCCTCAATACCCTATTTGCATCCAAAGGGGTAATGGTCAATAATAACATTTTCTTGACTTTGGCCATCGGTGTCACCATGCTTTGGATTGGTTTTCCTCGAAAAGAGCTGGATAAAAAAGAGAAGTTGTGGCGTCGGATTGGAGTTGCTGGGCTTTTGATTTTCGGTTGTCTTTTTACTGAGGGTGGTATCACTATGCTACCATTTCTCTTGATTAGTTACTCTTGTCGAAATCGTAAGGGATTGCGAAATCTCCTCTATACTCTCCTTTGGGCCTTTCTATTAGTGACTTCTATCCATACCTATGATACTTGGTACCAAACCTTGGAAATGATGCTTTACAATTCTGACTGGCTCTTTATCACCGTCTTTCCTTTCATGGCCTTGTATAATGGACAGCGAGGAAAGGAAACCAGCTGGAGTAAATATTTCTTTTATATTTTCTACCCAGCCCATCTATGGATTATAACCTTGATTGCTTATTTGGTTAAGTAGATTCAATTTTCATTAGCTCCTTCTTGCTTAAAATGTGAGAGGAGCTTTTCTGGATCTGGAATTCCTAATAAAACATGTTATAATGGTTTTAGAAAGGACGAGGTTTATGGCGAGCATACTTGTAATTGAAGATAATAATGAAATCCAGGAAATCTTAAGAATCCTTCTTGCAGAGGAACACGAAGTGATTCAAGCATTTTCTGGTACAGAAGGTATAATGCAATTTGACAAAGGTGGCATTGATCTCGTTTTGCTAGATATCATGCTCCCTGGGAAAAATGGCGACCAAGTCTTGCAAGCTATTCGACAAACTAGTCAGACTCCGGTCATCATGCTTACTGCTTTGGGTGATAAAAAGCTCATCAGCCAATATCTCCTAGATGGTGCCAATGATTACATAGTAAAACCTTTTGATTTGGACGAAGTCTTTGCCAGAGTCACTGTGCAATTACGCCAAAGTGGTGAATATCAGTCAGAAGATCGAAGAGAAATTAATAACCTCGTGCAAAACTTTAAAAATATCCAGTTCGATGCGGATAGTTTTGAAATAAGCAACTCTACTGAAATCATTCGCCTTGCAAAGAAAGAGTGTCAGATTCTTCAAATGTTGCTCCATCATCCTAAAAAGATCTTCACCAAAGAAGAACTCTATGAATTAATTTGGGAAGAAAGTTACCTGCCTGGAGACAATACGCTCAACACCCATCTAAGCAATCTCCGTAAAAAACTGCATCAACTGGATCCAAATCACGAGTACATCGAAACCATTTGGGGAGTTGGTGTTCGATTAAAAGGAGATAAGTAATGATTTACAGTTTGATATCTCTGTTGCTCCTTATCAACATCATTTTGGCGATTTCTTTGATTCGCTATCATATAGCAATTAGAGATTTAAGCAGACAAATCGAAGAAAAGATTCGCTCTGGTAGCATGAAGAGGATCGGTGTAAATTTCTTTTCAAAGACCATTTTGCGTCTACATAACCAAATTGAGAATCTATTTCAAGAGGTAGAGCAAAATCAGCTAATCATGAAGCGTGAAAAACACACCCTAGATATGGCAATCAGTAACATCGCTCATGATATTCGGACACCTTTGACAATCGCTTCAGGATATACTCAACAACTAATAAAACACCCCGATAATAGTTCAGAAACCTTAAATAAAATAGCCCATCATCAGGATTTGGTTTCCAAACGTTTGGAGACTCTCCTCGAATACCGTCATTTGATGGAAGGTGCAGTCAAACCGAAACTGGAAGAGCTTGATTTATCAACTTTTATAACGAAAAAGACTTTAGCCTATTACGACGTTTTTCAATCTTCACATATTGTTCTTGATTTTAATGTTGAACCAGGATTGAAAACGACGACTGATGAGGACTTGCTTGATCGAATTATACAAAACCTCCTTGGAAATGTTCTCAAGCACGGCAAGGAGAAGGCTCGACTTTCTTTGAAAAAGGAAGAAAATAGGCTTGTTTTGGAAATTGATAATCTAGTCAAAAAACCTATCAAGAATATAGATAATCTCAGCAATCGTTTTTATTCTGAAAATATGTCTGATACCGAAGAATCCTCTGGTTTAGGTCTCTATATTACTGAGGAATTGGTTCATCTTCTTGGAGCGGAAATGAAGCTAGCCACTGATGGAGAATGGTTTTCGGTCTTTATCTATCTTTAACAGAAGAAACCTCCTCTATATCCTAGAGGAGGTCCTTTTTATAAGCTTTTCTTCTTGAAAACAGTTAGTCCACTGAGAGAAAAGAAAAGTATGATAGCGATGCAAACCGTAATGGTATAGAGAACGGATTGACTATCAGCAGTCATGGCATAGGCAAAATTTAAGCTCAGATATCGTAGAATTTCAATGTCTGGGAAAACAAGCATTGGCATAGAAAGGATGATAGAGCTAATCAGATAACCAATAAATACGGCAAGATAAGAATGAGTTAGGTAGAGAATAAAGGAAATAATCGAAAGCCAAGCGAGAAGGCAGAGAAATTGAAGGGAAATCATTAAGAGGAGATTGGCAATAAAACCATCAGGTATCGTACCAAGTCCGTTTAGTAGAGTTGAGGGAACAAAAGCAATCACAAGGCTGGCGATGAGTTGTAATAGAGCGATGCTTGCTAGAACAAAGGATTTAGCGAAGAAAAACTTTGTACGAGAAACGCCAACTGTCAAACTATTTTTATAGAGCTTGCCGATTAAATCCACTCCGAGAACTAAACATGTTAGTATAATGCAGAGAAAAACGAGGTTTGAATCATTGCTAGACGCATTGATAAGAGCTTCTATCCCATTCCAACCATGGGTAGGAGTCTCTGGTGGTGTTGTATTTACTGACATTAAATGTCCTGTAGCCCCGATAGTGGCACCCATTAGCAAGAGGACAAAGAGAATGAATTCTGTAATCCAAAATCCTTTGGAGCGGAAAAGACGGTAAAAATCTGCTTGAATGGTATGTATCATGATTTTTCTCCTATTCTACCAATTGTGTGAAGTATTCTTCTAGGTTTTGACGGGCAAAGTATATCTCATCAATAGCAACATCGGCCAAAGTTAGTTGCTTAAGAATCTGTTTGACATCTTGTTCATTTCCAAAGATATGGATTTCATTTTCAGGGTTTACAACCTTAAACTGAAGCTGGATTTGTTCTTTCAATACCTGACAAGCTCTTTCTTTGTCGCTTGTTTTAAGCACGATATAATCCTCACTTAGTGTTTCAAACTCAGCTTTACTGATTTCACGGATAATCTTACCTTGATCCAAAATTCCAAAGCGATTAGCTAGGAGATAGAGTTCTGACAAGATATGGCTAGAGATGAGGATAGTTATGCCTTTTTCTTGATTGAGCCGTTGAATCATCAGACGAAATTCTTTGATCCCAATTGGGTCGAGACCGTTAATGGGTTCATCAAGAATCAGGAAGTCAGGTTTGGATAGAAGGGCAATGGCGATGCCAAGTCTTTGTTTCATTCCTAGTGAGAAATCACGAAAGACTTTTTTCCCTGTATCTGACAAACCAACATAGTCCAAGGTCTCATGAATCACCTTATCAGCATTTGGAATATGACGTATCATACAATAATATTTAAGGTTTTGATAAGCTGTTAAGTGATTGTGAGCTACAGGTGATTCGATAACAGAACCCACTCGAGATAAAGCCTTGGTCCACTCATTTTGTTCTTGGCTAGAAAAGAGGGAGACTGTGCCTTTGTCCGCAAATAATAATTGTGTAATGATTTTAATAAGAGTAGTTTTACCTGCTCCATTTTTTCCAATTAGACCATAAATATCTCCCTCTTTTATGGTTAGACTAAGATCTTGAAGAATAGCTTGTTGGCCAAATTGTTTGGTCAGTCCATGAATTTCGAGTACTGTTTTCATGATTTTCTCCTTTTGATTTATTTTCTAACTTTAGTATAAGGTATAGAAATCAAAGAAACATCAAGTAATTCTAAAGAGTTTCTAAAGTTTTCTAATTTTAAAAAAACAAAACCCAGTTGATATGAACTGGGCCTCTCAATTATAAAATATACTTCTCAATGGCACGCGCAACGCCGTCTTCTTCGTTGCTGGCTGTGACGTCGTTGGCAAGAGATTTGACATAATCGCTGGCATTTCCCATAGCAATGCCAAGTCCTGCAAACTGAAGCATTTCGATATCGTTATTGGCATCACCCATGGCCATAATTTCTGAAGGCTCGATATTCAAAATCGCTGCTAGTCGAGAAAGAGCAGTAGCTTTGGTAGTCCCAAGAGGCATCGCTTCATAAATAACAGGCTGCGAACGAACTCCACTGAATCGTTGGCAGAGTTCCTCAGCGAACCGTTGTTCAAAATCGTCTGTTTGTTCTTTTGTTCCTAAAAACATACCTTGGAACATTCGATATTTGCCACTGGTCGCTTCCTCAAGGGAAATTTCAGTCAGGTCTGAAAAGACTAGCTTGGCATCATTTTGAACAATTTGATTAGGCTTGCCACCGAGGACAAAATAATGTTTCTCATCAAAAAGAGTTAACTGGACGTCGCTCTTTTCTGCTAAGTCATAGAGGTATTCGATGTCAGCTGGGCTGAGTTCTTGCCAGTCAACTAGCCCCCAGTCACTGGTCTGGTGAGTTGAACAACCGTTATTGACGATGACATACTCGTTCTGGAGGTCTAGTCCCAGTTTTTTGTAGTAGGGGAGGACACCGAAAAGTGGGCGACCCGTACAGAGAACCAGTTTGACACCTTTTTCAATAGCTTGATGAATAGCAGTGATGTGGGTTTGTGGGATTTCCTTGGCTTCGTTAAGGAGAGTTCCGTCCATATCCAAGGCTAGTAGTTTAATCATAAGACTTCCTTTTCTAGGTGTTTTACTTTTATTATAGCATATAGACTATGAAATGTCTGACAGAATTGTAAAATTCGGCTTTCCTTTTCTTGAAAAAGAAAATAAAATCTTATATAATATGTATACTTAATATTTAAGGAGAAATAATGTCAAAGTATCACTTTAATTCAATTTACAAAAATGATGAAACAGAATCTACAGGTCTTCTTTTCATCAAAGTCTACAACAAGTGGGAAAGCAACTTAAAAAGAGTCTTGAAATCAGTTGGCCTCACTTTGCCCCAATTTATCGTTTTGACTTCGCTCTTGTTTCTGACCAATAGAGAGGAATATGTAACGCAAGTTGATATTGCTCGGTTCTCTGGTATGGATGTCATGACGGTTTCCCAGATTGCTAGACTACTGGAGAAGAAAGAATACATTAAACGCGATCAACATCCAAAGGATAGTCGGGCAAAACTAGTCTCAGTGACGAAGTCTGGCGCGGAGAAGGTCAATCAAGCTTTACCTTTAGTAGAAGGTGTTGATGAAGTATTTTTTGATAAACTATCTAACGATAGAGAAGTTTTTAATCGCATGTTAGTAGAGTTGGAGGATAAAAATGCCTAGATATTGGGTCGGAGTTGTTTCGAAGAACCATGTTTTAAGAGGAGTTGAAGGAAATTTTTGCCAGGTCTGTCATGGAAAGGGCGGCCCCTTAAACCGTATGAAAAAAGGTGACTATCTTTTATACTATAGTCCAAAATACGATATGAACAGTCAAGATAAGTTACAGGCTTTTGTGGCTGTAGGTAAGATTATAGATGACAAAGCCTATCAAGTAGAGCAGTTTGAAGGATTCTTTCCCTTTAGACGAAATGTCGAGTATTATCAACCAGTCAAAGATTGCTTCATAGAAATAGCCAGACAACATCCTGAATGGAGAGACTATACTTCTCGACTTCGTTATGGACATTTTGAAGTTTCAAAAGACTTTTTTCTCTATATCTTTCAGCATATGAAAGTGGATGATGAAGGATGATTGATTTGCTAATTAAATGATTGTCAACTAGAATTTTGGATTTGGACTGTGAAGCGAACTTTGCTATAATAGAGTAAGAAACTTTGATAAAGCAAACGAGGCTGAGATGAAATTACTTTATACTGATATTCGGACTTCTTTGACTGAAATTCTAACCAGAGAGGCAGAAGAGCTAGTTGCTGCAGGCAAGCGTGTTTTCTACATCGCACCCAACTCTCTTTCATTTGAAAAGGAACGCGCCGTGCTGGAATGCTTGTCCCAGCAGGCTTCTTTTGCGATTACCGTCACGCGTTTTGCTCAGATGGCTCGTTACCTGGTCTTGAATGATTTGCCAACTAAGACGAGTCTAGATGACATCGGGCTTGGGATGGCTTTTTATAAATGCCTTGCGGGACTCGATCCCAAGGACTTACGTGTTTATGGTGCTATTAAGCAGGATCCTCAATTTATCCAGCAGTTGGTTGAACTTTATCATGAGATGACGACTGCTCAGATGAACTTTTTAGACTTGGAAAGTTTGACTGATGAGGATAAACGAGCAGATTTACTCTTGATTTTTGAGAAAGTTACTGCCTATCTTAATCAAAACCAGTTGGCTCAGGGGAGTCAGTTGTCCCATTTGATTGAGGCTATTGAAAATGGCAAGGTAAGTAGTGATTTCAGTCAGATTGCCTTGGTTATTGATAGCTTTACCCGTTTTTCTGCCGAGGAAGAGCGTGTAGTAGATCTACTCCATCGAAAAGGTGTCGAGATTGTCATTGGTGCTTATGCAAGCAAGAAGGCCTATACCAGTCCGTTCACTGAAGGGAATCTCTACCAAGCCAGTGTGGAATTTCTTCATCATTTGGGGGCAAAATACCAAACACCTGCGCAAGACCTTTCTCAATCTCATGAAAAGATGGATAGTTTTGACAAGGCCTCTCGTTTGCTGGAGTCTTCTTATGATTTTTCAGAACTCACTTTAGATGTCGATGAGAAGGACCGTGAAAATTTGCAAATCTGGTCTTGCTTGACGCAAAAAGAGGAGTTGGAATTGGTAGCCCGCAGCATCCGTCAACAATTACATGACAATCCAGAACTGAGTTACAAGCATTTCCGTATTCTCTTGGGTGATGTGGCTTCTTACGAGTTATCACTGAAAACCATTTTTGACCAGTACCAGATTCCTTTCTATCTTGGTAGAAGTGAATCCATGGCCCACCATCCCTTAACCCAGTATGTCGAATCTATTTTGCGTTTGAAACGCTACCGTTTTCGTCAGGAGGATATGATTAATCTTCTTAGAACTGGTTTGTATACTGACCTTAGCCAAGCGGATATTGATGCCTTTGAGCAATATCTCCGCTATCTTGGCATCAATGGCTTGCCAGCTTTCCAGCAGACCTTCACCAAATCCCACCACGGAAAATTTGATTTGGAACGTTTGAACGCAATTCGTCTGCGCGTTTTGGCGCCACTTGAAACCTTATTTGCCAGTCGGAAGCAAAGGACTGAAAATCTCTTGCAAAAGTGGAATGCTTTTTTAAAAAATGCTGCTTTAAGCAAGCAGATGCAAGAATTGACAGCTACTATGGAACTTCTAGAACAGGAAAGACAAGCCGAAGTTTGGAAAGCCTTCTGCCATGTTTTAGAACAATTTGCGACCGTTTTTGCTGGTTCACAAGTTAGTCTGGAGGATTTCCTAGCCTTGCTCCATTCTGGGATGAGTTTGTCCCAGTATCGCACCATTCCAGCGACAGTGGACACTGTTCTGGTGCAGAGTTACGATCTGATTGCCCCTCTGACCGCTGACTTTGTCTATGCCATCGGGCTGACTCAGGATCATTTACCAAAAATTGCGCAAAACACCAGCCTGTTAACAGACGAAGAAAGACAAAGCCTAAACCAAGCGACTGAAGAGGGAGCGCAATTACTGATTGCAAGTAGTGAAAACCTCAAGAAAAATCGCTACACCATGCTTTCTTTAGTCAATGCTGCCCGTAAGCAGTTGGTCTTGTCGGCTCCAAGTCTTTTTAACGAAAGTGAAAGTAAAGAATCTGCCTATCTTCAAGAGCTGATCCATTTTGGATTTAGTCGGAAAGAGAAGAGGATGAATCACAAAGGGCTGTCTAAGGAAGATATGGGTTCATATCACAGTCTCTTGTCTAGCCTTGTTGCCTATCATCAGCAGGCAGGTTCTAGTGAAAATGAGCAAGATGTGACCTTTGTCAAGGTTCTAGCACGTGTGATGGGGAAAAAACTTGATCAGAAAGGTCTTACCAATCCTGCACTCCCAACTAGCCCAAGCAGCAAGCCATTAGAAAAAGAGACCTTGCAGGCTCTTTTTCCAGCTAACAAAGAGTTTTACCTATCTACCTCTGGTTTGACGGAGTTTTACCGCAATGAATATAGTTATTTCCTCCGTTATGTCTTAGGTTTGCAGGAAGAATTGCGCCTTCGTCCGGATGCTCGCAGTCATGGGAATTTCTTGCACCGTATTTTTGAACGTGCCTTGAAACTGCCTGATGAAAATCCGTTTGACCAGCGTTTGGAACAAGCCATCAAGGAAACCAGCCAAGAACGCGAATTTGAAGCTATTTATCAAGAAAGTTTGGAAGCCCAGTTTACCAAGGAAGTTCTGCTTGATGTTGCGCGGACAACTGGCCATATTCTCCGCCATAATCCAGCCATTGAAACCATCCAAGAGGAGGCAACATTTGGTGGCAAGGACCAGGCCTTTATTCAATTGGATAATGGTCGGAGTGTCCATGTACGAGGCAAGGTTGACCGTATTGACCGCCTGAAAGCTGATGGAGCGCTAGGAGTAGTGGACTACAAGTCTAGTTTGACCCAGTTCCAGTTTCCTCATTTCTTTAATGGTTTAAATTCCCAGTTGCCAACCTATCTTGCTGCCCTAAAAAAAGAAGGGGAACAGAACTTTTTCGGCGCTATGTACCTAGAAATGGCAGAGCCTGTCCAATCTCTGTTGACCGTTAAGAGTTTGGCTGGAGCAGTAGCAGAAGCCAGCAAGTCAATGAAATACCAGGGGCTCTTTTTAGAAAAAGAAAGTAGTCATTTGGGAGAATTTTACAACAAAAACAAGGCCAATCAGCTGACAGATGAGGAGTTCCAGCTCTTACTAGACTATAATTCCCATCTTTACAAGAAAGCAGCTGAGAAGATTTTACAAGGCCAGTTCGCTATCAATCCCTACACAGAGAACGGCAGAAGTATTGCCCCATACGTCCAGCAACACCAAGCCATCACTGGATTTGAAGCCAATTATCACTTGGGACAAGCCCGTTTCCTTGAGAAGTTAGAACAGGCTGATGGCAAGCGTCTGGTCGGAGAAAAGCTCAAGCAAGCTTGGTTTGAAAAAATGAGAGAGGAGTTGAATCGATGAAGCCCATTTCCTTTTTAACTGAGGAAGAAATTCAAAAATTGCAAGAAACAGAAGCGCATTCGAACAAGGTACAAAAGAAAACTGCCGAGCAAATCCAAGCCATTTATACGGCAGGGCAAAATATCCTTGTTTCAGCGTCTGCCGGTTCAGGGAAGACCTTTGTCATGGCCGAGCGTATTCTGGATCAATTAACTCGTGGTGTAGAAATCAGTCAACTCTTTATCTCGACCTTTACCGTCAAGGCTGCTACAGAACTAAAAGAACGCTTGGAGAAAAAAATCAGCCAACAAATCCAAGAAACCAATGATGTCGATCTCAAACAACACTTGGGACGCCAATTGGCAGATCTACCAAACGCTGCCATCGGAACCATGGATTCCTTCACACAAAAATTCCTTGGCAAGCATGGCTATCTGATTGATATCGCACCGAATTTCCGTATTTTACAAAACGAAAGTGAACAATTGCTCTTAAAGAACGAAGTTTTTCATCAAGTCTTTGAAGACCATTACCAAGGTGAGAATAAAGAGAAATTTAGTCGTTTGGTGAAGAACTTTGCTGGACGTGGCAAGGATGAACGAGGTTTGCGCCAGCAAGTCTACAAAATCTATGATTTTCTTCAATCCACCAGTAGCCCCCAAAAATGGCTGAACGAGTCTTTTCTCAAAGGGTTTGAAAAAGCTGACTTTGCAAATGAAAAAGACAAACTAACTGAGCAAATCAAACAGGCGCTTTGGGACTTGGAAAGTTTCTTCCGTTATCATCTGGATAACGATGCCAAGGAGTTTCCCAAAGCTGCCTATTTAGAAGCTGTTCAACAGGTTCTGGATGAAATTGGCTCCTTAAATCAAGAGTCCGATAGCCAAGCTTATCAAGTAGTGCTTGCGCGTGTTGTCGCCATCTCTAAGGAGAAAAATGGTCGTGCTCTAGCCAATTCCAGTCGTAAGGCTGAATTGAAGCCACTGGCTGATGCCTATAACGATAAGAGAAAGGCGCTGTTTTCTAAACTAGGACAACTAGCAGACCAGATAACGATTCTCGACTACCAAGAGCGTTATCATGAAGACACCTGGGAGCTAGCTAAAACTTTCCAAACCTTCATGGGTGATTTTGTGGAGGCTTATCGTGAACGTAAACGCCAGGAAAATGCTTTTGAATTCGCTGATATCAGTCATTACACCATTGAGATTTTAGAGAATTTCCCACAAGTCCGCGAGGCTTATCAGGAACGATTCCATGAAGTCATGGTTGATGAGTATCAGGATACTAACCACATTCAAGAACGGATGCTAGAATTGCTGTCGAATGGCCACAATCGCTTTATGGTGGGGGATATCAAGCAGTCCATCTACCGTTTCCGTCAGGCAGACCCACAGATTTTCAATGAGAAATTCCAACGCTATACGAAAAATCCTCAAGAAGGCAAGTTGATTCTTCTTAAAGAAAATTTCCGTAGTAGTTCAGAAGTGCTGTCAGCAACCAACCATGTATTTGAACGTCTCATGGACCAAGAGGTCGGCGAAATCAACTATGACAGCATGCACCAACTTGTTTTTGCCAATACCAAACTGACTCCTAATCCAGACAACAAGGCAGAATTTCTCCTCTACGATAAGGACGATAGTGGGCAAGAGGAAGAAGAGAGCCAAGCAGAAACGAAACTCACTGGGGAAATGCGCCTAGTGGTCAAGGAAATCCTGAAGCTCCATCAAGAGAATGGTGTAGCCTTTAAGGAAATTGCCCTTTTGACTTCCAGTCGCAGTCGAAATGACCAGATTCTCCTCGCCCTGTCTGAGTACGGGATACCTGTCAAAACCGACGGTGAGCAAAACAATTATCTCCAATCCCTAGAAGTACAAGTCATGCTAGACACCCTTCGTGTCATTCACAATCCCCTGCAAGACTATGCCTTGGTAGCACTTATGAAGTCTCCTATGTTTAGCTTTGATGAGGACGAGTTGGCACGCTTGTCCCTTCAGAAAGTAGAAGATAAGGTCCAAGAAAATCTCTATGAGAAACTGGTCAATGCTCAAAGACAGGTAACTGATCAGAAAGAGTTAATTCACAAGGACCTAGCTGAAAAACTAAATCAGTTCATGGATATCTTGGATTCTTGGCGCTTATATGCCAAAAACCACTCTCTCTATGACTTGATTTGGAAG of Streptococcus oralis contains these proteins:
- the rexB gene encoding ATP-dependent nuclease subunit B produces the protein MKLLYTDIRTSLTEILTREAEELVAAGKRVFYIAPNSLSFEKERAVLECLSQQASFAITVTRFAQMARYLVLNDLPTKTSLDDIGLGMAFYKCLAGLDPKDLRVYGAIKQDPQFIQQLVELYHEMTTAQMNFLDLESLTDEDKRADLLLIFEKVTAYLNQNQLAQGSQLSHLIEAIENGKVSSDFSQIALVIDSFTRFSAEEERVVDLLHRKGVEIVIGAYASKKAYTSPFTEGNLYQASVEFLHHLGAKYQTPAQDLSQSHEKMDSFDKASRLLESSYDFSELTLDVDEKDRENLQIWSCLTQKEELELVARSIRQQLHDNPELSYKHFRILLGDVASYELSLKTIFDQYQIPFYLGRSESMAHHPLTQYVESILRLKRYRFRQEDMINLLRTGLYTDLSQADIDAFEQYLRYLGINGLPAFQQTFTKSHHGKFDLERLNAIRLRVLAPLETLFASRKQRTENLLQKWNAFLKNAALSKQMQELTATMELLEQERQAEVWKAFCHVLEQFATVFAGSQVSLEDFLALLHSGMSLSQYRTIPATVDTVLVQSYDLIAPLTADFVYAIGLTQDHLPKIAQNTSLLTDEERQSLNQATEEGAQLLIASSENLKKNRYTMLSLVNAARKQLVLSAPSLFNESESKESAYLQELIHFGFSRKEKRMNHKGLSKEDMGSYHSLLSSLVAYHQQAGSSENEQDVTFVKVLARVMGKKLDQKGLTNPALPTSPSSKPLEKETLQALFPANKEFYLSTSGLTEFYRNEYSYFLRYVLGLQEELRLRPDARSHGNFLHRIFERALKLPDENPFDQRLEQAIKETSQEREFEAIYQESLEAQFTKEVLLDVARTTGHILRHNPAIETIQEEATFGGKDQAFIQLDNGRSVHVRGKVDRIDRLKADGALGVVDYKSSLTQFQFPHFFNGLNSQLPTYLAALKKEGEQNFFGAMYLEMAEPVQSLLTVKSLAGAVAEASKSMKYQGLFLEKESSHLGEFYNKNKANQLTDEEFQLLLDYNSHLYKKAAEKILQGQFAINPYTENGRSIAPYVQQHQAITGFEANYHLGQARFLEKLEQADGKRLVGEKLKQAWFEKMREELNR
- the addA gene encoding helicase-exonuclease AddAB subunit AddA, whose amino-acid sequence is MKPISFLTEEEIQKLQETEAHSNKVQKKTAEQIQAIYTAGQNILVSASAGSGKTFVMAERILDQLTRGVEISQLFISTFTVKAATELKERLEKKISQQIQETNDVDLKQHLGRQLADLPNAAIGTMDSFTQKFLGKHGYLIDIAPNFRILQNESEQLLLKNEVFHQVFEDHYQGENKEKFSRLVKNFAGRGKDERGLRQQVYKIYDFLQSTSSPQKWLNESFLKGFEKADFANEKDKLTEQIKQALWDLESFFRYHLDNDAKEFPKAAYLEAVQQVLDEIGSLNQESDSQAYQVVLARVVAISKEKNGRALANSSRKAELKPLADAYNDKRKALFSKLGQLADQITILDYQERYHEDTWELAKTFQTFMGDFVEAYRERKRQENAFEFADISHYTIEILENFPQVREAYQERFHEVMVDEYQDTNHIQERMLELLSNGHNRFMVGDIKQSIYRFRQADPQIFNEKFQRYTKNPQEGKLILLKENFRSSSEVLSATNHVFERLMDQEVGEINYDSMHQLVFANTKLTPNPDNKAEFLLYDKDDSGQEEEESQAETKLTGEMRLVVKEILKLHQENGVAFKEIALLTSSRSRNDQILLALSEYGIPVKTDGEQNNYLQSLEVQVMLDTLRVIHNPLQDYALVALMKSPMFSFDEDELARLSLQKVEDKVQENLYEKLVNAQRQVTDQKELIHKDLAEKLNQFMDILDSWRLYAKNHSLYDLIWKIYNDRFYYDYVGALPNGPARQANLYALALRADQFEKSNFKGLARFIRMIDQVLEAQHDLASVAVAPPKDAVELMTIHKSKGLEFPYVFILNMDQDFNKQDSMSDVILSRQNGLGVKYIAKLETGAVEAHYPKTIKLSIPSLTYTQNEEELQLASYSEQMRLLYVAMTRAEKKLYLVGKGSREKLEAKEYPAANNGKLDCNTRLQARNFQDWIWAISKVFTKDNLNFSYRFVGEDQLTTEAIGELENKSPLKDSSQADNRQSEIIKEALEMLKEVEVYNTLHREAIELPSVQTPSQIKKFYEPVMDMEGVQIANQTQSPKKQISFDLPDFSTKEKVTGAEIGSATHELMQRIDLSQQPTLASLTETLKQVQTSPAVRDKINLSKILAFFDTPLGQEILANTDHLYREQPFSMLKKDQKSQEDFVVRGILDGYLLYEDRIVLFDYKTDRYDQPSQLIDRYRGQLALYGEALSRAYSIENIEKYLILLGKDEVQVVKV